A genome region from Streptomyces sp. S4.7 includes the following:
- a CDS encoding NUDIX domain-containing protein, translated as MTPQQPPPTRPPRAPENYDPADFVPFAVTVDLAVFTVRENSLHVLLVERGEEPYLGHWALPGGFVRPRESAGQAARRELAEETGLSPDTVAGLRPEQLRTYSDPDRDPRMRVVSVAYTALVPDLPEPRGGGDAAQARWTRYDDGEPGPLAFDHGRILADGRRRIGAKLEYTCLATEFCPPRFTLGELQQVYETVWGVALDRPNFRRKVLTSPGFVEPVEGPPRRTGGRGKPAALYRAGTATALHPPLLRPEGRSTP; from the coding sequence ATGACACCCCAACAGCCGCCCCCGACCCGACCGCCACGCGCGCCCGAGAACTACGACCCCGCCGACTTCGTGCCTTTCGCCGTCACCGTCGACCTCGCCGTCTTCACCGTCCGTGAGAACAGCCTCCACGTCCTGCTCGTCGAACGCGGCGAGGAGCCGTATCTGGGCCACTGGGCGCTGCCCGGCGGCTTCGTACGGCCCCGGGAGTCCGCCGGACAGGCGGCGAGACGGGAACTCGCCGAGGAGACCGGACTGTCGCCCGACACCGTCGCCGGACTGCGGCCCGAGCAGCTGCGCACCTACAGCGACCCGGACCGCGACCCCCGGATGCGGGTCGTCTCCGTCGCGTACACCGCGCTCGTGCCCGACCTCCCCGAACCGCGCGGCGGGGGCGACGCCGCCCAGGCCCGCTGGACCCGGTACGACGACGGCGAACCCGGCCCGCTCGCCTTCGACCACGGCCGGATCCTGGCCGACGGCCGGCGCCGCATCGGGGCCAAGCTCGAATACACCTGCCTCGCCACGGAGTTCTGCCCGCCCCGGTTCACCCTCGGCGAGCTCCAGCAGGTCTACGAGACGGTCTGGGGCGTGGCGCTCGACCGCCCCAACTTCCGCCGCAAGGTGCTGACCTCACCCGGCTTCGTCGAACCGGTGGAAGGCCCGCCGCGCCGCACCGGCGGACGCGGCAAACCGGCCGCCCTCTACCGCGCCGGTACCGCCACCGCACTTCACCCGCCGCTGCTTCGACCGGAAGGACGTTCCACCCCATGA
- a CDS encoding AAA family ATPase, which translates to MSAQDGHDMGARYGHGLVLGKFYPPHTGHHHLVRTARERCERLTVLVCAASVESVPLADRVAWMREVHPDVRVVGAVDDTRMDLHDPAIWDAHMAVFRDAVPEPVDALFTSESYGDELARRFGAESVVVDPGRTLHPVSGTAVRKDPAGCWDFLAPPVRAALTRRVVVLGAESTGTTTLARALTEHFRARGGVWARTLCVAEYGREFCERKLAALRARWPGAQWEDVEFTTGDFPLIAERQNEWEEAAARAGSPVLFCDTDSFATTVWHERYVGGRNPLVEEVADRVPHHLWLLTGHEGVAFEEDGLRDGEELRPWMTGRFRDELTRTGRPFVALDGPREKRLTDAVAAVDALLDQGWYFAAPLP; encoded by the coding sequence ATGAGCGCGCAAGACGGACACGACATGGGCGCGAGATACGGACACGGTCTGGTCCTCGGCAAGTTCTACCCTCCCCACACGGGCCACCACCACCTCGTACGGACCGCGCGGGAGCGCTGCGAACGGCTCACGGTCCTCGTCTGCGCCGCCTCGGTCGAGTCGGTCCCGCTCGCCGACCGTGTGGCCTGGATGCGCGAGGTCCACCCGGACGTCAGGGTCGTCGGCGCCGTCGACGACACCCGCATGGATCTGCACGACCCGGCCATCTGGGACGCGCACATGGCGGTCTTCCGCGACGCCGTCCCCGAACCCGTGGACGCCCTCTTCACCTCCGAGTCGTACGGGGACGAACTCGCCCGCCGCTTCGGCGCCGAGTCCGTCGTCGTGGACCCCGGCCGCACGCTCCACCCCGTCTCGGGGACCGCAGTCCGCAAGGACCCGGCCGGCTGCTGGGACTTCCTCGCCCCGCCCGTCCGGGCCGCGCTCACCCGCCGCGTCGTGGTGCTCGGCGCCGAATCCACCGGCACCACGACCCTGGCGCGGGCCCTCACCGAGCACTTCCGGGCGCGCGGCGGTGTCTGGGCCCGCACCCTCTGCGTCGCCGAGTACGGACGGGAGTTCTGCGAACGGAAGCTCGCCGCCCTGCGCGCCAGGTGGCCCGGCGCGCAGTGGGAGGACGTCGAATTCACCACTGGGGACTTCCCGTTGATCGCCGAGCGGCAGAACGAGTGGGAGGAGGCGGCGGCCCGCGCAGGCTCACCCGTCCTGTTCTGCGACACCGACTCCTTCGCCACCACCGTCTGGCACGAGCGGTACGTGGGCGGACGCAACCCGCTCGTCGAGGAGGTCGCCGACCGCGTACCGCACCATCTGTGGCTGCTCACCGGCCACGAAGGCGTCGCCTTCGAGGAAGACGGACTGCGGGACGGCGAGGAGCTGCGGCCCTGGATGACCGGCCGGTTCCGGGACGAACTGACCCGCACGGGGCGGCCGTTCGTCGCGCTCGACGGGCCGCGCGAGAAACGGCTCACCGACGCGGTCGCCGCCGTGGACGCCCTGCTGGACCAGGGCTGGTACTTCGCCGCACCCCTGCCGTAG
- the pnuC gene encoding nicotinamide riboside transporter PnuC, with amino-acid sequence MSLAVFLDPLQQPLVTVLDTPVSWTEVLGFGSGALCVWLVARQHIANWPIGIANNLFFILLFAQAGLYADAGLQVVFIALATYGWWTWTHGGGPGSGYLPVRRTSRTERGWLLAAGAVGTLALTLLLDHQTSSTVPFWDAVTTALSLMATYGQCRKRLESWWLWIAADVVYIPLYAHKDLYLTSILYIGFMTLCVIGLRNWSRDLERRPSGPVEVTA; translated from the coding sequence GTGAGTCTCGCGGTTTTCCTCGACCCTTTGCAGCAGCCGCTCGTGACCGTTCTCGACACACCGGTGAGCTGGACCGAGGTGCTCGGCTTCGGCAGCGGAGCGCTCTGCGTCTGGCTCGTCGCCCGCCAGCACATCGCCAACTGGCCGATCGGCATCGCCAACAACCTGTTCTTCATCCTGCTGTTCGCCCAGGCCGGCCTCTACGCCGACGCCGGGCTGCAGGTCGTCTTCATCGCCCTCGCCACGTACGGCTGGTGGACCTGGACCCACGGGGGTGGACCAGGCTCCGGGTACCTCCCGGTGCGGCGCACCTCGCGCACCGAGCGGGGCTGGCTGCTCGCGGCGGGGGCGGTGGGCACGCTCGCCCTGACGCTGCTCCTGGACCACCAGACCTCCTCGACGGTGCCGTTCTGGGACGCCGTCACCACCGCGCTGTCGCTGATGGCGACCTACGGGCAGTGCCGCAAGCGCCTGGAGTCGTGGTGGCTGTGGATCGCGGCCGACGTCGTCTACATCCCGCTCTACGCGCACAAGGACCTCTATCTGACGTCGATCCTCTACATCGGCTTCATGACCCTGTGCGTCATCGGACTGCGCAACTGGTCGCGCGACCTGGAGCGGCGTCCGTCCGGACCGGTGGAGGTCACGGCATGA
- a CDS encoding pseudouridine synthase, translated as MRSNGRNSGSGSGSGNRSGGGRGAAGGKPQSRAGGGRGGSGGSGAGRGSGGSGGARGDKQPKREGTPRPEERRYDVGRSGGPGGGGQGGGQSGSGRGASARGGAKGGPKAPSVAAKRRAQGKPARPRELDAKIEQRNRDRYADKPEIRTPRTNPGAEQEGERLQKVLARAGMGSRRACEELIEQSRVEVNGEIVVEQGMRVDPQHDEIKVDGLTVATQSYLFFALNKPAGVVSTMGDPDGRQNLGDYVTNRETRLFHVGRLDTETEGIILLTNHGELAHRLTHPRYGVKKSYLAAVQGPLPRELGKRLKDGIQLEDGYARADHFRVVENTGKNYLVEVTLHEGRKHIVRRMLSEAGFPVERLVRTSFGPIPLGDQKSGWLRRLTNTEVGMLMKEVGL; from the coding sequence ATGCGAAGCAACGGCAGGAACAGCGGAAGCGGCAGCGGCAGCGGGAATCGGAGCGGCGGCGGCCGGGGAGCCGCCGGCGGCAAACCTCAGTCGAGGGCCGGTGGCGGTCGCGGCGGCAGCGGGGGCAGCGGCGCGGGCCGGGGGAGCGGCGGCAGCGGCGGTGCGCGCGGTGACAAGCAGCCGAAGCGTGAGGGCACCCCGCGTCCCGAGGAGCGCCGTTACGACGTCGGGCGCTCAGGTGGTCCCGGCGGTGGCGGTCAGGGTGGCGGCCAGAGCGGCAGCGGCCGTGGCGCCTCGGCGCGCGGCGGTGCCAAGGGCGGCCCCAAGGCCCCGAGCGTCGCGGCCAAGCGCCGGGCGCAGGGCAAGCCCGCCCGCCCGCGTGAGCTGGACGCCAAGATCGAGCAGCGCAACCGTGACCGGTACGCCGACAAGCCGGAGATCAGGACCCCCAGGACCAACCCGGGCGCCGAGCAGGAGGGCGAGCGGCTCCAGAAGGTGCTGGCGCGCGCCGGCATGGGTTCGCGCCGGGCCTGCGAGGAGCTGATCGAGCAGTCCCGCGTGGAGGTCAACGGCGAGATCGTCGTGGAGCAGGGCATGCGGGTCGACCCGCAGCACGACGAGATCAAGGTCGACGGGCTGACCGTCGCCACCCAGTCGTATCTCTTCTTCGCGCTGAACAAGCCGGCCGGTGTCGTCTCCACGATGGGCGACCCGGACGGCAGGCAGAACCTGGGCGACTACGTCACCAACCGCGAGACGCGGCTGTTCCACGTGGGCCGGCTGGACACCGAGACCGAGGGCATCATCCTGCTCACCAACCACGGTGAGCTGGCCCACCGCCTCACCCACCCCAGGTACGGCGTGAAGAAGTCGTATCTCGCCGCCGTTCAGGGCCCGTTGCCGCGTGAGCTGGGCAAGCGGCTCAAGGACGGCATCCAGCTGGAGGACGGCTACGCGCGCGCCGACCACTTCCGTGTCGTGGAGAACACCGGGAAGAACTACCTGGTCGAGGTCACGCTCCACGAGGGCCGCAAGCACATCGTGCGACGCATGCTCTCCGAGGCGGGCTTCCCCGTCGAGCGGCTGGTCCGGACGTCGTTCGGACCGATCCCGCTGGGCGACCAGAAGTCCGGCTGGCTGCGCCGTCTCACCAACACGGAGGTCGGCATGCTGATGAAGGAGGTCGGTCTGTAG
- the scpB gene encoding SMC-Scp complex subunit ScpB gives MSEDRTVADLEIKPALEAVLMVVDEPATEDHLAKVLDRPRRAVADALRELADEYTVQGRGFELRLVAGGWRFYSRPEYAQAVEGFVLDGQQARLTQAALETLAVVAYRQPVSRSRVSAVRGVNCDGVMRTLLQRGLVEEAGAEPETGAILYRTTNYFLERMGLRGLDELPELAPFLPEADAIEADTLEGVPSFDPDAPYAPETHADDKTDI, from the coding sequence GTGAGCGAGGACCGTACGGTCGCCGACCTCGAGATCAAGCCCGCCCTGGAGGCGGTCCTCATGGTCGTCGACGAACCCGCGACCGAGGACCACCTGGCCAAGGTGCTGGACCGGCCCCGCCGGGCCGTCGCCGACGCGCTGCGCGAGCTGGCCGACGAGTACACCGTCCAGGGGCGCGGCTTCGAGCTGCGCCTCGTCGCGGGCGGCTGGCGCTTCTACTCGCGGCCCGAGTACGCGCAGGCGGTCGAGGGCTTCGTGCTCGACGGCCAGCAGGCCCGGCTCACCCAGGCCGCCCTGGAGACCCTGGCGGTCGTCGCCTACCGCCAGCCGGTCAGCCGGTCCCGGGTCTCGGCCGTACGCGGAGTGAACTGTGACGGGGTCATGCGGACCCTCCTCCAGCGCGGTCTGGTCGAGGAGGCGGGAGCGGAACCCGAAACAGGTGCGATCCTGTACAGGACGACGAACTATTTCCTGGAGCGGATGGGCCTGCGTGGTCTGGACGAGCTTCCGGAACTCGCGCCCTTCCTTCCGGAGGCGGACGCGATCGAGGCCGACACCTTGGAAGGCGTTCCGTCGTTCGATCCGGACGCACCGTACGCCCCGGAAACTCACGCAGACGACAAGACGGACATTTGA
- a CDS encoding segregation/condensation protein A, translating to MPPTDDSTARSSRRALGRGPGAAGATARPAVAEPVVPEPAPEPAPVPAPEPQREPGPEPAVVREAAPARVPEPAAEPEPVPDPQPVPDPEPVPDTDAEPAPVAEPEAGPDTDAGPDAGQESEPEPDDGRFTVRLANFEGPFDLLLQLISKHKMDVTEVALSKVTDEFMVHIRAMGPDWDLDQTTEFLVVAATLLDLKAARLLPSAEVEDEGDLALLEARDLLFARLLQYRAYKQIADIFSARLDAESRRYPRTVGLEPHHAALLPEVVISIGAEGFARLAVKAMQPKPRPQVYVDHIHAPLVSVQEQAGIVVALLRAAGEVSFLTLAEDAPDTLTVVARFLALLELYREKAVALDQDEALGPLMVRWTGGDDDESPRVTDEFDRPPDTATRTEAAKDASEEKA from the coding sequence ATGCCGCCGACCGACGACTCCACAGCCCGCTCGTCCCGCCGTGCGCTGGGACGCGGGCCGGGGGCGGCCGGCGCGACGGCGCGGCCCGCGGTGGCGGAGCCGGTGGTGCCCGAGCCGGCGCCGGAACCCGCGCCCGTACCCGCGCCCGAGCCTCAACGCGAGCCGGGGCCCGAGCCCGCGGTCGTACGCGAGGCCGCACCGGCGCGTGTACCGGAACCCGCCGCGGAGCCGGAGCCCGTACCCGATCCGCAGCCCGTACCGGATCCGGAGCCCGTACCGGACACGGACGCCGAGCCCGCGCCCGTGGCCGAGCCGGAGGCCGGGCCCGACACGGACGCCGGGCCCGACGCCGGGCAGGAGTCCGAACCCGAGCCCGACGACGGGCGGTTCACCGTACGGCTCGCGAACTTCGAGGGGCCCTTCGACCTGCTCCTCCAGCTGATCTCGAAGCACAAGATGGACGTCACCGAGGTCGCCCTCTCCAAGGTCACCGACGAGTTCATGGTGCACATACGCGCCATGGGCCCCGACTGGGACCTCGACCAGACCACCGAGTTCCTGGTCGTCGCCGCCACGCTCCTCGACCTCAAGGCCGCGCGCCTGCTGCCGTCCGCCGAGGTGGAGGACGAGGGCGACCTGGCGCTGCTGGAGGCCAGGGACCTGCTCTTCGCCCGCCTGCTCCAGTACCGCGCGTACAAGCAGATCGCCGACATCTTCAGCGCCCGGCTGGACGCCGAGTCGCGGCGCTACCCCCGTACCGTCGGCCTGGAGCCGCACCACGCCGCGCTGCTCCCCGAGGTCGTCATCAGCATCGGCGCCGAGGGCTTCGCCCGGCTCGCGGTCAAGGCGATGCAGCCCAAGCCCAGACCGCAGGTGTACGTCGACCACATCCACGCGCCGCTCGTCTCCGTCCAGGAGCAGGCGGGGATCGTCGTGGCCCTGCTGCGGGCGGCCGGCGAGGTGAGTTTCCTGACACTCGCCGAGGACGCCCCGGACACCCTCACCGTCGTGGCGCGTTTCCTGGCCCTGCTGGAGCTCTACCGGGAGAAGGCCGTCGCCCTGGACCAGGACGAGGCCCTGGGCCCGCTCATGGTGCGCTGGACGGGCGGGGACGACGACGAGTCGCCGCGGGTGACGGACGAGTTCGACCGCCCGCCCGACACCGCGACGCGGACAGAGGCAGCGAAGGACGCGAGCGAGGAGAAGGCGTGA
- a CDS encoding ParA family protein, translated as MGHQRPSSGLEAVGSVAVRTFTTHQHTTTAHQTMDGQHVNAMAGNESGRESTHFADFDEVPQGHFYDPDAEYEPDPEYAATLAPDAARQRRERIGPTGRPLPYFPIPGPVTDHGPAKIIAMCNQKGGVGKTTSTINLGAALAEYGRRVLLVDFDPQGALSVGLGVNPMELDLTVYNLLMERGMSADEVLLKTAVPNMDLLPSNIDLSAAEVQLVSEVARESTLQRALKPLMQDYDYIVIDCQPSLGLLTVNALTAAHKVIVPLECEFFALRGVALLTETIEKVQERLNPELELDGILATMYDSRTVHSREVLARVVEAFDDHVYHTVIGRTVRFPETTVAGEPITTYASNSVGAAAYRQLAREVLARCHAE; from the coding sequence CACACGACGACAGCCCACCAGACGATGGACGGCCAACACGTGAACGCCATGGCCGGCAACGAGAGTGGCCGAGAGTCCACCCACTTCGCCGACTTCGACGAGGTGCCCCAGGGGCACTTCTACGACCCCGACGCAGAGTACGAGCCCGACCCCGAGTACGCGGCCACCCTCGCGCCCGACGCCGCACGCCAGCGCCGCGAGCGAATCGGCCCGACCGGTCGTCCCCTGCCGTACTTCCCCATCCCCGGGCCGGTCACCGACCACGGCCCCGCGAAGATCATCGCGATGTGCAACCAGAAGGGCGGCGTCGGCAAGACCACGTCGACCATCAACCTGGGCGCCGCGCTCGCGGAGTACGGCCGGCGCGTGCTGCTCGTCGACTTCGACCCGCAGGGCGCCCTGTCCGTCGGTCTCGGTGTCAACCCGATGGAGCTCGACCTCACGGTCTACAACCTGCTCATGGAGCGGGGCATGTCGGCCGACGAGGTCCTCCTCAAGACCGCCGTGCCCAACATGGACCTGCTTCCGAGCAACATCGACCTCTCGGCCGCCGAGGTGCAGCTGGTGAGCGAGGTCGCCAGGGAGTCCACGCTCCAGCGGGCGCTCAAGCCGCTGATGCAGGACTACGACTACATCGTGATCGACTGTCAGCCCTCGCTCGGTCTGCTGACCGTGAACGCGCTGACCGCCGCGCACAAGGTGATCGTCCCGCTGGAGTGCGAGTTCTTCGCGCTGCGCGGAGTGGCCCTGCTCACCGAGACCATCGAGAAGGTCCAGGAGCGGCTCAACCCGGAGCTGGAGCTCGACGGCATCCTCGCCACGATGTACGACTCCCGCACGGTGCACAGCCGCGAGGTCCTGGCGCGGGTCGTCGAGGCATTCGACGACCACGTGTACCACACGGTGATCGGCCGGACCGTGCGCTTCCCGGAGACCACGGTCGCCGGTGAGCCCATCACCACCTACGCCTCCAACTCCGTCGGCGCCGCCGCCTACCGCCAGCTCGCCAGGGAGGTGCTCGCCCGGTGTCACGCCGAGTGA